One window from the genome of Pyxicephalus adspersus chromosome 6, UCB_Pads_2.0, whole genome shotgun sequence encodes:
- the LOC140332696 gene encoding olfactory receptor 5V1-like produces the protein MNFVLFSIFLIIYILTLISNVLIMMIVKMNTGLHTPMYVFIASLSLLENCYVTVTTPNMLSIFLVKCKTISFGGCMTQLYVFFSLGISECILLTVMAGDRYLAICNPLRYSSLITRRTCLHLVILSFLGGFLASVLTVTFVAILPYCGSNSINYFFCDYPALVTLACTESSTRKRMFFTLPWYVVLTCCLLIMASYICIIFTIKASKSYQTKAFSTCLSHLTVVLIFYGSVIFIYVRPKANYDLNKDKVISVVYSVVTPLLNPMIYSLRNKEFQKAVVNFVLGK, from the coding sequence ATGAACTTTGTTTtgttctcaatatttttaattatttatattttgacactTATTTCAAATGTACTTATAATGATGATAGTAAAGATGAATACAGGATTGCATACCCCTATGTATGTGTTTATTGCTAGCCTTTCATTACTGGAAAACTGTTATGTGACAGTCACAACACCGAACATGTTGTCTATTTTCCTAGTCAAATGCAAAACAATCTCATTTGGAGGATGTATGACTCAATTATACGTGTTCTTTTCACTTGGTATATCTGAATGCATTCTGTTAACAGTAATGGCTGGTGATCGATATCTTGCAATTTGTAACCCACTGAGATATTCATCTTTAATAACAAGAAGAACATGTCTACATTTGGTAATTTTAAGTTTTTTAGGTGGGTTTTTAGCCTCTGTATTAACAGTCACATTTGTTGCTATTTTACCCTACTGTGGATCAAACAGcataaattatttcttttgtgATTATCCCGCACTTGTGACATTAGCCTGCACTGAAAGCAGCAcaagaaaaagaatgtttttcacTTTACCTTGGTATGTTGTGTTGACATGTTGTTTGCTAATCATGGCTTCTTACATTTGCATTATCTTTACTATAAAAGCTTCTAAAAGTTATCAAACGAAAGCATTCTCCACTTGCCTGTCTCACTTAACTGTTGTACTTATTTTTTATGGATCtgttattttcatttatgtaaGACCAAAGGCAAATTATGATCTAAATAAAGATAAAGTGATTTCCGTTGTTTATTCAGTGGTAACTCCTCTATTAAATCCTATGATATATTCCTTGAGGAACAAAGAATTTCAAAAAGCAGTTGTAAACTTTGTATTGGGAAAATAA
- the LOC140332697 gene encoding olfactory receptor 6B3-like — protein MTLTKWTSNQTIKLEFIFVGFSSDQKIKFVLFSTFLIMYILTIIANALIIMVVKSTTALHNPMYMFIASLSLLEICYVTVTTPNMLSIFLVKYKRISFEGCMAQLYMFFSLGSSECILLTAMAGDRYLAICHPLRYSSLMTTRACLHLVILSFLSGFIASILTITFIARLPFCSSNRINHFFCDYPALLKLSCTESNTTEVIFFTLSWSIVLTCFLLVMISYSCIVFTVRVSTGKQSKAFSTCLSHLTVVLIFYASVIFMYVRPKAKYDLNKDKVVSVVYSVLTPLLNPMIYCIRNKKFQSAVVNLMLRCFGPS, from the coding sequence ATGACATTAACTAAATGGACAAGCAACCAAACTATAAAacttgaatttatttttgttggatTCTCCAGTGATCAGAAAATTAAATTTGTCTtgttctcaacatttttaatcaTGTATATTCTAACTATTATTGCAAATGCCCTTATAATTATGGTAGTAAAATCGACCACAGCTTTACATAACCCTATGTATATGTTTATTGCCAGCCTTTCATTGCTGGAAATCTGTTATGTGACTGTCACAACACCGAATATGTTGTCCATTTTCTTAGTCAAATACAAAAGAATCTCATTTGAAGGATGCATGGCTCAACTATACATGTTCTTCTCACTTGGATCCTCTGAATGTATATTGTTGACAGCAATGGCTGGTGATCGATATCTTGCAATATGTCATCCATTGAGATATTCATCTTTAATGACAACAAGAGCATGCTTACATTTAGTAATTCTAAGTTTTTTAAGTGGTTTTATTGCCTCAATATTAACAATCACATTTATTGCTAGGTTACCATTTTGTAGTTCCAACAGAATAAATCATTTCTTTTGTGATTATCCTGCACTATTGAAACTCTCCTGCACTGAAAGCAACACTACAGAAgttatatttttcacattgtCTTGGAGTATTGTGTTAACATGTTTTTTGTTAGTAATGATTTCCTATTCTTGCATTGTTTTCACTGTCAGAGTTTCTACAGGAAAACAAAGTAAAGCATTTTCCACTTGTTTATCTCATTTGACTGTTGTACTAATTTTTTATGCATCTGTTATTTTCATGTATGTAAGACCAAAGGCAAAGTATGACCTAAATAAGGATAAGGTGGTGTCCGTTGTTTACTCAGTTTTAACTCCTTTACTAAACCCAATGATATATTGTATAAGGAACAAGAAGTTTCAAAGTGCAGTTGTCAATTTGATGTTGAGATGTTTTGGTCCATCCTAA